The nucleotide window CTCATCGGCTTCGGCAAGACGCTCGCACTGGAGGGCGCACAGTCCGGCGTCACCTCGAACGTCGTCGCACCGAGCATCGTCGTCGGCGCGCTCGCCGATCTCCCGCCCGAACAGTTAGAAGAAGTCGACGAACACTTCGCGCGCATCGCCAAGGCCACGCCGATGCGACAGCTCGGCCGCGAGGAGGACGTCGCCAACCTCGTCACCTATCTCGCGAGCGAACAGTCGAGCTACATCACCGGCCAGGTCGTCGGCGTCACCGGCGGCATCGATCTCTTCTCGTTCTAAAAATCGGGGGTCAGTTCGCGTACTTCTCGTCGGCGAACTCGTGATCCGGCTCGCCAGCGAGTTCGGTCAGCCTGACGGCGGCGTCGGAGTACTGGAGGATCTTCTGCATGTCACCGTCGAGCTCGAAGTCGCCGCCCATCAGCCCGTCGATGACGCCCATCTCTTGTTCCAGCAGCGCCTTCCAGTTCTCGGTGGTCGCCGAGAGCAGAAAGCCCTCGTCGACTTCCTCTGGGCTCTCGATGAGATACGCACCGGTACACTTCCCGTCTTCGAGCCCGCAGAACGCGTGGCCGACGTAGCCCCGATCGCTCGTCTCCTCGAGATACGTATCGAGCTCCTCCTGGAGGTAGTCGGGCATCGCCTCGACGTCGAGCTCGTCGACGGGCATCTC belongs to Halococcus qingdaonensis and includes:
- a CDS encoding SCP2 sterol-binding domain-containing protein; its protein translation is MTDVDYEPDPLLFPSQAWFAAYEEEINGDEEYADVSEGWGVDFNGHFVFEMTEMPVDELDVEAMPDYLQEELDTYLEETSDRGYVGHAFCGLEDGKCTGAYLIESPEEVDEGFLLSATTENWKALLEQEMGVIDGLMGGDFELDGDMQKILQYSDAAVRLTELAGEPDHEFADEKYAN